A region of Nostoc sp. 'Peltigera membranacea cyanobiont' N6 DNA encodes the following proteins:
- a CDS encoding DNA cytosine methyltransferase, with amino-acid sequence MTHKIIDLFAGAGGLTTGFHMVGFESLCAIDVNAKALATYKHNYQDTKIIHQDICKINPCDLRLALGLQREKLTALIGGPPCQGFSRNIPAGDRYLNDSRNKLYQTFLEFVEEFRPLYAVMENVPEILKAYNGVIREEITEKLESLGYKVVSSSLNQENLAG; translated from the coding sequence ATGACACACAAGATTATTGATTTATTTGCTGGTGCAGGTGGTTTGACTACAGGATTTCACATGGTAGGCTTTGAATCTCTATGTGCAATAGATGTAAATGCAAAAGCCTTGGCAACCTACAAGCACAATTACCAAGACACTAAAATCATTCATCAGGATATATGTAAAATTAACCCTTGTGACTTACGATTAGCCTTGGGCTTGCAGCGAGAAAAACTAACAGCCTTGATTGGCGGCCCACCATGTCAGGGATTTTCAAGAAATATTCCTGCTGGCGATCGCTACCTCAACGATTCCCGTAACAAGCTATACCAAACCTTTTTAGAATTCGTAGAGGAGTTTAGACCCCTTTACGCCGTAATGGAGAACGTCCCCGAAATTTTGAAAGCTTACAATGGCGTAATTAGGGAAGAAATAACAGAAAAGCTTGAATCATTAGGCTATAAAGTTGTCTCTTCATCATTAAACCAGGAAAACCTAGCTGGATAG
- a CDS encoding LCP family protein has product MTIQRSSAEENQSGKVSKSNKKIAQSSKSGRWLWFWVGMSGIAMVSATAGALLAVSLTSTPLQQAQLSPQEEAAFDGDRISGGVLRFSELTRPVNLLVMGMSVLPPDIQNPPEDTKNLRYLPQVNSFDGLSDVMLLLKFDPETKKIIMLSIPRDTRTQIEGYGVKKINAANVDGGPALTARTVSNLLGGAGIDRYIRINVLGVAKLIDALGGVTVYVPKNMKYQDDSQHLYINLKAGKQHLSGEQALQLLRFRHDELGDIGRIQRQQMVIRALMDQTLNPTTVAQLPKVLDVVKDHIDTNLTVEELVALMGFGVRTNRSNMQMLMLPGRFSEKGEFDASYWLPNKDGIAKLMAQHFGLESEQSQQTTTNPRSLRVAIQDSTGGDRSNLQPLIRALEKSGYRNIYIAKAWGEPLDVTHIVAQQGDGDSAESIRNTLGFGEVRVESTGNLGSDVSIQVGQDWLQQKSILEKSLTK; this is encoded by the coding sequence GTGACCATTCAAAGAAGTTCGGCGGAAGAAAACCAGTCGGGAAAAGTCTCAAAGTCCAATAAAAAAATTGCTCAGAGTTCAAAATCTGGACGTTGGCTGTGGTTTTGGGTAGGGATGAGTGGGATTGCAATGGTGTCAGCAACAGCAGGGGCACTTCTGGCGGTGTCTTTAACCAGTACGCCTTTGCAGCAAGCCCAGCTAAGTCCACAGGAAGAGGCGGCCTTTGATGGCGATCGCATTTCTGGAGGTGTGCTGCGATTTTCAGAATTAACTCGCCCGGTGAATCTCTTAGTTATGGGGATGAGTGTACTTCCCCCGGATATCCAAAACCCTCCTGAAGACACGAAAAACCTCAGATACCTGCCCCAGGTAAACTCCTTTGATGGTCTTTCGGATGTAATGCTCTTGCTTAAATTCGATCCAGAGACGAAAAAAATAATTATGCTCTCCATCCCCAGAGATACCCGCACACAAATAGAGGGGTATGGAGTGAAAAAAATTAATGCTGCCAATGTTGACGGCGGGCCAGCTTTGACTGCCAGAACCGTCAGTAATCTCTTAGGTGGCGCGGGAATCGATCGCTATATCCGAATTAATGTTTTGGGAGTTGCCAAGCTAATTGATGCTTTGGGTGGCGTAACAGTTTATGTCCCCAAAAATATGAAGTATCAAGATGATTCTCAGCATTTGTACATCAATTTGAAGGCGGGTAAGCAGCATCTATCCGGCGAGCAGGCATTGCAATTACTGCGGTTTCGCCATGACGAACTTGGTGATATTGGTCGGATTCAACGGCAGCAAATGGTCATTCGGGCTTTGATGGATCAAACACTAAACCCAACTACTGTTGCTCAATTACCTAAAGTTCTGGATGTAGTTAAAGACCACATCGACACAAATTTGACGGTTGAGGAGTTAGTGGCGCTAATGGGTTTTGGGGTGCGAACTAATCGCTCTAATATGCAAATGTTAATGCTGCCAGGTCGCTTTAGCGAGAAAGGTGAGTTTGATGCTAGCTATTGGTTGCCTAACAAAGATGGTATTGCTAAACTCATGGCTCAACACTTTGGTTTAGAGTCAGAACAGAGTCAGCAGACGACGACCAATCCACGTTCTTTGCGTGTAGCAATTCAAGATAGTACAGGTGGCGATCGCTCTAATCTTCAACCATTAATTAGAGCCTTGGAAAAATCTGGATATCGTAACATTTATATAGCTAAGGCATGGGGTGAACCTTTAGATGTGACTCATATTGTCGCCCAACAAGGAGATGGTGACAGTGCCGAATCAATTCGCAACACTTTGGGATTTGGCGAAGTGCGCGTGGAAAGTACTGGCAATCTTGGCTCGGATGTCAGTATCCAAGTCGGTCAGGATTGGTTGCAACAAAAATCTATTTTGGAGAAGTCGCTAACGAAATAA
- a CDS encoding HEAT repeat domain-containing protein — MVSNINQLLVQAHTAYNAADWSSLIQYLQQLILGTDSKHPEIVKNREYLLTLALSILEVGDFQQRWEITKVLTNLGNIAIPPLIEILEDEDAEEELRWYAARTLGEFQQPEAIAPLVELLKTGEDEELKAIAATALGQMGTVAIAAFSELLLNEDTRLLAVRSLSCIPQTETITPLLSVVQDSQATIRTAAIEALSSFHDERIPPILLNALDDIAATVRRAAVLGLGFRPDLREALDLVTRLQPKLYDFNLDVCCVAAVSLSRMGSDEAAKHLFDLLISPQTPIKLQLETIRALSWLETPSSLEYLQTAFNQITSETLWQEIVTVLGRVQKPQTTQAAEILLQILQSQHLAIEIVSVKSAIALSLGQLGEIQAIEPLISLLADSNASVRLHAIAALKNLDGEAAHQKLLQLANNAALTPDLQQGIAIALAEW, encoded by the coding sequence ATCGTGAGTAATATCAACCAGCTTTTGGTGCAAGCCCACACAGCATACAATGCAGCTGATTGGTCATCATTGATTCAATATTTACAACAATTAATTTTAGGTACAGACTCGAAACATCCAGAGATAGTTAAAAATCGAGAATATCTGCTGACATTAGCACTTTCAATCTTAGAGGTGGGAGATTTTCAGCAACGCTGGGAAATTACTAAAGTGTTGACTAACTTGGGAAATATTGCCATCCCACCACTCATTGAAATCTTAGAAGATGAAGATGCAGAAGAAGAATTACGCTGGTATGCAGCGCGAACTTTGGGCGAATTTCAACAGCCAGAAGCGATCGCACCCTTGGTTGAATTGTTGAAAACCGGTGAGGATGAAGAACTCAAAGCGATCGCAGCCACAGCACTAGGGCAAATGGGTACTGTTGCGATCGCTGCCTTCTCTGAACTTCTATTAAATGAAGATACACGACTTTTAGCAGTGCGATCGCTTTCCTGCATTCCCCAAACAGAAACCATCACGCCTCTGTTGAGTGTAGTGCAAGATTCACAAGCAACAATCCGCACTGCTGCAATTGAAGCCCTCAGCAGTTTTCATGACGAACGTATACCACCAATCTTGTTAAACGCTTTGGATGATATCGCCGCTACAGTTAGGCGTGCAGCAGTGCTTGGTTTAGGTTTTCGCCCCGACTTGCGCGAAGCCTTAGATTTGGTGACGAGATTGCAACCCAAGCTTTACGACTTTAATCTTGATGTTTGTTGTGTAGCCGCAGTTTCCCTTTCTCGGATGGGTAGTGATGAGGCTGCAAAACATTTATTTGATTTACTAATTTCACCCCAGACACCGATAAAGCTGCAATTAGAAACTATCCGCGCTTTAAGTTGGCTGGAGACACCATCTAGTTTGGAATATTTGCAAACAGCATTTAATCAAATCACTTCAGAGACACTTTGGCAAGAAATTGTTACCGTTTTGGGGCGAGTACAAAAGCCCCAAACGACACAAGCCGCAGAAATATTATTGCAAATACTGCAATCCCAGCATCTAGCCATAGAGATTGTTAGTGTAAAAAGTGCGATCGCTTTATCTTTAGGACAGTTAGGCGAAATCCAAGCTATTGAACCATTGATTTCGCTGCTAGCTGATTCTAATGCATCAGTGAGACTACACGCGATCGCTGCACTCAAAAATTTAGATGGGGAAGCCGCACATCAAAAATTGCTGCAATTAGCCAATAATGCTGCACTCACACCAGATTTGCAACAAGGAATAGCGATCGCTTTGGCTGAGTGGTAA
- a CDS encoding LysR family transcriptional regulator → MRLEQLQAFLAIAQTGSFQQAARTSGVTQSTISRQIQALEADLGIELFHRTSHAKLTLGGECLLPRVRKICQEWETATRELADLIAGKQPELCIAVIHSLCGSYLPPVLQKFCHAYPDVQLRVTSLGSDRALKVLKDGLVDLAIVMNNRFLTTAREMVVEVLYDEPIEVLTAANHPLAQYEFVPWSELIRYPQVVFKDGYGMQRLIQDRFDRMEAKLQAALEVNTLDAFRGVVRQGELIALLPQSALMEARLDPTLAIRSLENNSISGLADGSSLTRRVVMVTTQDRLQIPPIKHFWQLVRENIPLQIDRKRSVS, encoded by the coding sequence ATGCGCCTAGAGCAGTTGCAAGCCTTTCTAGCGATCGCACAAACCGGCAGCTTTCAACAAGCAGCGCGAACATCTGGTGTTACCCAATCAACGATTAGCCGACAAATCCAGGCATTGGAAGCTGATTTGGGTATAGAACTTTTTCACAGAACAAGTCACGCCAAATTGACATTGGGAGGTGAATGTTTACTACCCCGTGTCCGCAAAATTTGCCAAGAATGGGAGACAGCTACACGAGAATTAGCTGATTTAATCGCCGGAAAGCAACCAGAACTTTGCATTGCGGTGATTCACTCCTTATGTGGATCTTACTTACCCCCAGTGTTGCAAAAATTTTGTCATGCTTATCCAGATGTGCAATTGCGAGTGACTTCATTGGGAAGCGATCGCGCCTTGAAAGTTCTTAAAGATGGATTGGTGGATTTAGCAATTGTGATGAATAATCGCTTTTTAACCACTGCTAGAGAAATGGTGGTAGAAGTACTTTATGATGAACCGATAGAAGTTTTAACCGCAGCCAATCATCCCTTAGCTCAATATGAATTCGTTCCTTGGTCGGAGCTAATTCGTTATCCCCAAGTGGTTTTTAAAGATGGTTATGGAATGCAGCGTTTAATACAAGATAGATTTGACCGAATGGAAGCTAAACTCCAGGCGGCTTTAGAGGTAAATACTCTAGATGCCTTCCGGGGAGTAGTGCGCCAAGGAGAACTGATAGCTTTGCTTCCTCAATCAGCATTAATGGAAGCTCGTCTTGACCCTACCCTAGCGATTCGCTCCTTGGAGAACAATAGTATTAGTGGTTTAGCAGATGGTTCGAGTTTGACTCGGCGAGTAGTTATGGTAACAACTCAAGACCGACTGCAAATTCCCCCCATCAAGCACTTTTGGCAACTCGTGCGCGAAAATATCCCATTACAAATCGATCGGAAGCGATCGGTTTCTTAA
- a CDS encoding helix-turn-helix domain-containing protein translates to MQPSKLDQILGLELQRRRTEKGWSQEYLAEVTGLHRTYISQLERGLKSPSVRVLSHITKALGMTMSEFLQPVEESLSVDGQRD, encoded by the coding sequence ATGCAGCCCAGTAAACTAGACCAAATTTTAGGACTAGAACTACAGCGTCGTCGTACAGAAAAAGGTTGGTCACAGGAGTATCTTGCAGAAGTGACAGGTCTGCATAGGACTTATATCAGCCAGCTTGAGCGAGGGCTAAAAAGCCCATCTGTTAGGGTTCTTAGCCATATCACCAAGGCTTTGGGTATGACAATGAGTGAATTTTTACAACCTGTAGAGGAATCCCTGAGTGTTGACGGACAGCGAGATTGA
- a CDS encoding QcrA and Rieske domain-containing protein yields the protein MKRRDFVNWVGLGLIASSLPVAIAACSSQTTSATGDWQTVGTSADLDKTGQLLAKNSPAGPVLVVGTSKGASLTAVNPTCTHAGCTVAWKAEAKKFACPCHGSEFGVDGKVLKGPATEALKTYAAKIESNSVQVKPT from the coding sequence ATGAAACGTCGTGATTTTGTTAATTGGGTAGGTTTGGGTTTGATAGCGAGTTCTCTACCTGTAGCGATCGCAGCTTGTTCTTCTCAAACAACTTCCGCAACTGGCGATTGGCAAACAGTAGGCACTTCGGCAGATTTAGATAAAACTGGTCAATTGCTGGCTAAAAACTCACCTGCTGGGCCTGTGTTGGTAGTCGGCACATCTAAAGGCGCAAGTCTGACAGCTGTTAACCCTACCTGTACTCACGCAGGTTGCACCGTCGCATGGAAAGCCGAGGCCAAAAAATTCGCTTGTCCCTGTCATGGTTCGGAATTTGGAGTTGATGGTAAAGTGCTAAAAGGCCCGGCGACAGAAGCGCTTAAAACTTACGCCGCCAAAATTGAGAGTAATTCAGTTCAAGTCAAGCCAACTTAA
- a CDS encoding anthranilate phosphoribosyltransferase family protein, with translation MSNVFRELLKKVGSGNHTGENLTRAEAASATKMMLLGEATPAQIGAFLIAHRIKRPTGEELAGMLDAYDELGPKLQPFDSGRIAIALGVPYDGRTRTAPISPVTALILAAVGQPVVMHGGDRLPTKYGLPLIDIWQGLGVDWTTLPLAKTQQVFEQTGIGFIYLPQHFPLTKSIWEYRDQLGKRPPLATMELIWCPYAGDAHVIAGFVHPPTEGMFQIALGLREVTKFTLVKGLEGSCDLPRDRTAIISLSPCVASQEVERLHLVPRDYGFTTKNVPLGTTEELVADIQEILAGKPGELMQTALWNGGFYLWRSGICSDMPEGLAKAEELLTNGTVAAKLQELSQIVNSL, from the coding sequence ATGAGCAATGTATTTAGGGAATTACTAAAAAAAGTAGGTAGCGGAAACCACACGGGCGAAAATTTAACTCGTGCCGAAGCAGCCAGCGCTACTAAAATGATGCTGCTGGGTGAAGCGACACCAGCCCAAATCGGAGCGTTTTTGATTGCTCATCGAATCAAGCGTCCTACGGGGGAAGAGTTAGCGGGAATGTTGGATGCTTATGATGAATTGGGGCCAAAACTGCAACCATTCGACTCTGGACGAATTGCGATCGCTCTTGGTGTCCCTTATGATGGCAGAACCCGCACAGCACCAATTAGTCCGGTGACAGCTTTAATACTCGCCGCAGTTGGACAACCAGTGGTAATGCACGGTGGCGATCGCCTCCCAACAAAGTACGGCTTACCCCTGATCGATATTTGGCAAGGTTTAGGAGTTGATTGGACTACTCTACCACTAGCAAAAACCCAGCAAGTGTTTGAGCAAACAGGAATTGGGTTTATTTATCTACCTCAGCATTTTCCCTTAACTAAAAGTATTTGGGAGTACCGCGACCAGCTTGGTAAACGTCCACCCTTAGCGACAATGGAGCTAATTTGGTGTCCTTATGCTGGTGATGCTCACGTAATTGCTGGATTTGTTCATCCGCCAACAGAAGGGATGTTTCAGATAGCTTTGGGGCTGCGGGAAGTAACAAAATTTACATTAGTCAAAGGATTGGAAGGTAGTTGTGACTTACCGCGCGATCGCACTGCAATTATCAGCTTATCTCCATGCGTAGCATCTCAAGAGGTAGAACGATTGCACCTCGTACCGCGTGATTACGGCTTTACTACCAAGAACGTACCCCTTGGAACTACTGAAGAACTGGTGGCAGATATTCAAGAGATTTTGGCAGGTAAACCAGGCGAACTAATGCAAACAGCCTTGTGGAATGGCGGATTTTATCTATGGCGGAGTGGTATTTGTTCAGATATGCCAGAGGGTTTAGCTAAAGCAGAAGAATTATTAACCAATGGTACAGTAGCAGCTAAACTCCAAGAACTTAGCCAGATAGTAAATTCACTTTAA